In Chloroflexi bacterium ADurb.Bin180, the sequence CCCAGGTCGCCAAAGCGGCCGCAAAAGGGCGCATCTGCTCCGCAATCTGCTGATCCAGGTGGCCGATCGCTTCATCGAGAAAGTCGATGTGGCTGAGATGCTGGGCTAACATGAAGCGATGATGCGGCCGCACGCGCCCGCTTAACGCCTTCACGAGCAGGGCTTGCTTGTCGCGCAACCGCCCCTTGGCTAACTCAGCCAGCGTGGCGGCATCGCTCTGGCCCTGGACGATCTCAGCCAACATGGCGCGGCCACTTACCCCCATCACATCGCTGGCCACGCTCGCCAACTTGATATTGGCGTCTTCCAGCACCTTCTGCACCCGATTGACCTCGCTCTTGCGTTCATCCCCCAACTTCGTGCGATAGCGCGTCAGATCCCGTAGTTCGCGCAACACCTCAGAGGGGATGAAGCTGCCTTTGAGTAACCCATGTCGCAAAAGGTCAGCGATCCATTCGGCGTCCTGCACGTCGGTCTTGCGCCCCGCCAACGCTTTGATGCGTTCGGCGTTGACCACCAAGATGGCGAACCGGTCGTCCAGCAGGTTGTATACTGGCTTCCAGTACACCCCGGTGCTTTCCATCGCCACATGGGTGACGCCCAACCCTGCCAACCAGCCCGCTAAGGCCTCCAAGTCCCCGGTCATCGTCGCAAACGTGCGGGTTTCCTTCACCGGCTGACCGTCGGACCCAGGCACGATCGCACAGGCCACCACGGTCTGCTTGTGGACGTCAATCCCGCAACAACGCTCATACACGACTTGCATGTCTTCCCTCCGCTGCTCTCGCTCGCTCCAGCGGAGTGCCTGATGATCAAAGATTCTCCGTTACGTGCTCTCCCCTGACGGGGGGCAACAGTCAGCGGTGCCTGCAGGCACTCAAG encodes:
- a CDS encoding Transposase IS116/IS110/IS902 family protein — its product is MQVVYERCCGIDVHKQTVVACAIVPGSDGQPVKETRTFATMTGDLEALAGWLAGLGVTHVAMESTGVYWKPVYNLLDDRFAILVVNAERIKALAGRKTDVQDAEWIADLLRHGLLKGSFIPSEVLRELRDLTRYRTKLGDERKSEVNRVQKVLEDANIKLASVASDVMGVSGRAMLAEIVQGQSDAATLAELAKGRLRDKQALLVKALSGRVRPHHRFMLAQHLSHIDFLDEAIGHLDQQIAEQMRPFAAALATWDSLPGINQRLAEIIVAEIGADLVPFEDADHLASWAGMCPGNNESAGKRKSGRTRKGSPWLRRALIEAAHGAARTKHKYFQALYRRLAARRGKQRAAVAVGHSLLVTGYHLITRQTTYEDLGGNYFDERDCEAVKRRAVRRLEKLGYRVELAPFAAPVG